The following is a genomic window from Armatimonadota bacterium.
GGTGCTGTCGGGCGGCAGAGCCCAGGTACGCTGGGTAGGTCATCCACTGGTGGAGCAGGTGCGGCCGGCATTATCGCCTGCGGCCGCGCGGGAGCGCTGGGCAATCGGCGAGGATGAGCGCGTGGTCGCGGTCGCGCCCGGTAGCCGGGCGCAGGAGCTGCGTTACCTGCTGCCGGAACTCCTCGGCGCGGCGAGACTCCTCAACGCTGATGTTGCGGATCTGCGCTGGGTAGCAAGCGCGGCGCCCGGAGTGCGGGAGGAGCAGCTCCGGCAGAGGTTCGCACGGGTCGGCATAGAACCGATTGTCGTGGGCGGGCTGAACCCGGACCTGCTGCAGATCGCCGATCTCGCGCTCGTTACATCTGGGACGGCGACGCTCGAGTTGGCGATCCTGGAAGTGCCGATGGTCGTGGTGTACAAGGTGTCGCCGACGACGCGCTTGCAGTACGAGGTCGTGCGCAGAATGCGGGGGCCGCTCCGGTATATCGCGATGCCCAACGTGATCGCGCAGCGCGCCGTCGTGCCGGAACTAATCCAGGAGCGAGCCGGCGCGGCGTCAATCGCGGCCGAAGGGCGCAGGCTTCTCGACGACCGCGCCGCGGCCGAAGAGATACGCCGCGAGCTGCGCGCAGTCGTCGCGGAACTCGGACCGCCCGGCGCGTCCGCACGCACCGCGGCGATGGCGCTCGCGCTTGCCCGCCGCCAACCGATCGAAGATGGATGTATCGCGTTTCCTGTTCCTCAATAGGATGATTGCGACGCGGCTTGCGGCCGTCGTCATCGTTGCCGCTTTTTGGCTGCTCGACGTGCGGCCGGGCGTGGGCGCGCTGGCGGCCGGCACGCTGCTCGCGCTCGCCGGCGAGGCCCTTAGATTCTGGGCCGCCGGTCATTTGGTCAAGGACCAGGTACTCACCGTGACGGGTCCCTTCGCGCATACTCGGCACCCGCTGTACGTGGGCAGCACGCTCATCGGCATTGGGCTCTGCGTCGGCTCCCACATCTGGTGGTCCTACATATTGTTCGTCGTGGTCGTCGCAGCGTTCTACGTGCCGACGGCACTATACGAGGAGAAGCGGCTGACGCGCACGTACGGGGACGCGTACGTGCGCTACCGTGGAGCCGTGCCCGCACTAGGCGTCAGACTGAGCAAGTATCGCGCGCTCGCATCGGGTGCGAACGATGACTCGGACAGCGGGTTTGCCTGGCGGCGGATACCGAGAAACCTGGAGCAGTACGCGGCTGCTTCGACGCTGCTCCTGCTCGCCGCGCTGTGGGCGAAGCTCGCCTTCGTCGGAGGTGGCGTGTGAGCGATTTCTGGCGAGTGGTGCGTCTGGCGCTGCCCTACCGGTGGGTGGTCGCGGTCGTGATCCTGTGCATCGCGGTGGCGACGGTGGTGGACGCAGGGGTGTTTCCGGTGCTGGCAGGGCTGATCTTGGGCGGGCTGTTTCCGACCCACGGCGACATCGGAAAGCTGCGCGAGGTCCTCGCGCATGTGGGCCTGTTTCGCAGGATGGAGGCAGGGATCGGGGCCGACCCGCTGGTGTGGCTCCTGGTGCTGTGTGGGGCGATGATCGCGACCTACGCGGTGCGGGGTGCGGCGCTGTTTGGCTCGATGTATCTCGGCCAGTTCGTCGCGCAGCGGGTCATGTTTTCGCTGCGGGAGCGCA
Proteins encoded in this region:
- the lpxB gene encoding lipid-A-disaccharide synthase, encoding MEVFIVAGEPSGDRQGGALAQEIRRLEPRVRIAGVGGRAMAAAGAALVFDSSGWAAIGVGEALKKIPGLWLKQRAMVRRLRERPPAVLILIDFGAFNLRLATAIQGTGIPILYYFPPRSWSRDAPTGDLTQLVDAIATPFPWSQRVLSGGRAQVRWVGHPLVEQVRPALSPAAARERWAIGEDERVVAVAPGSRAQELRYLLPELLGAARLLNADVADLRWVASAAPGVREEQLRQRFARVGIEPIVVGGLNPDLLQIADLALVTSGTATLELAILEVPMVVVYKVSPTTRLQYEVVRRMRGPLRYIAMPNVIAQRAVVPELIQERAGAASIAAEGRRLLDDRAAAEEIRRELRAVVAELGPPGASARTAAMALALARRQPIEDGCIAFPVPQ
- a CDS encoding isoprenylcysteine carboxylmethyltransferase family protein; the protein is MDVSRFLFLNRMIATRLAAVVIVAAFWLLDVRPGVGALAAGTLLALAGEALRFWAAGHLVKDQVLTVTGPFAHTRHPLYVGSTLIGIGLCVGSHIWWSYILFVVVVAAFYVPTALYEEKRLTRTYGDAYVRYRGAVPALGVRLSKYRALASGANDDSDSGFAWRRIPRNLEQYAAASTLLLLAALWAKLAFVGGGV